The following are encoded in a window of Candidatus Binataceae bacterium genomic DNA:
- a CDS encoding DUF1329 domain-containing protein codes for MRASRSPTVFMIALAAVFFLAPAADALVKPGDVITPSNSAKVANLVSPGNYQLVRQGMVMKIVPSSHLEWPPPYKAATEQYSPQVVLTPGGNLINYKAGQPFPLVDVNDPQAATKIIWNFEFRPLNTDDLDAPGIEAVSHRPGQSEPVEVMSFGHFGFYKSIGRTEVEPTPIDKDIYQTGLAYRFGAFPILEPSEMRGAGIVREGSVLPGVEDNAWEYSAESRRLRRLPASELSDSFGVAAISSAGSKSGAGGATTYASTLDPDSAFGFAGKPADYNYRLMGERSMLASVNANSPAIPCAQDGGRTVCPENWQMRRLYVIEATAKNRPFLGGSTIVPRRVLYIDSEGWFITASDLYGPNGQLWKTIANFHAYSDRATPNARVAIWPYKRMFETAQVDEDLTTGFSTTLYSPPQSGSEGWYINSGAVDRTFFTPMRLEQSH; via the coding sequence CCGACGCCCTGGTAAAGCCCGGCGACGTCATTACCCCGAGCAATTCAGCGAAAGTCGCGAATTTGGTGAGCCCCGGAAATTACCAGCTCGTCCGGCAGGGCATGGTCATGAAAATTGTTCCGAGCTCTCATCTTGAGTGGCCTCCGCCTTACAAGGCGGCCACCGAACAATACTCGCCCCAGGTTGTGCTCACGCCCGGCGGAAATCTCATCAACTACAAGGCTGGACAGCCGTTTCCGCTCGTCGATGTGAACGATCCGCAAGCCGCGACCAAGATCATCTGGAACTTCGAGTTTCGCCCGCTTAACACGGATGATCTCGACGCGCCCGGCATCGAGGCGGTGAGCCATCGGCCAGGCCAATCGGAACCAGTCGAAGTAATGAGCTTCGGTCACTTTGGCTTTTACAAGAGCATCGGCCGCACCGAGGTGGAGCCGACACCGATTGACAAGGACATCTATCAGACCGGTCTCGCCTACCGGTTCGGCGCTTTCCCGATCCTCGAGCCCTCGGAGATGCGGGGCGCTGGAATAGTGCGCGAAGGTTCCGTCCTGCCGGGCGTTGAGGACAACGCGTGGGAATACAGCGCTGAAAGCCGGCGGCTCCGGCGTCTGCCGGCCAGTGAATTGTCCGATTCGTTCGGGGTCGCAGCAATAAGTAGTGCCGGCTCGAAGTCCGGGGCTGGCGGCGCGACGACGTATGCGTCGACCCTCGATCCCGACTCGGCTTTTGGATTCGCGGGAAAACCCGCCGACTACAACTACCGATTGATGGGCGAGCGTTCGATGCTGGCAAGCGTGAATGCCAACTCGCCGGCAATTCCGTGCGCCCAGGACGGCGGCCGGACCGTGTGTCCCGAGAACTGGCAGATGCGTCGTCTTTATGTGATCGAGGCCACCGCCAAGAATCGGCCCTTCCTCGGTGGGAGCACGATCGTTCCGCGACGTGTTTTGTACATCGACTCTGAAGGATGGTTCATCACCGCCTCGGACCTATACGGCCCCAACGGGCAGTTGTGGAAGACGATCGCAAACTTTCATGCCTATAGCGATCGAGCCACGCCGAACGCCCGAGTAGCGATCTGGCCGTACAAGCGGATGTTTGAAACCGCCCAGGTCGACGAAGATCTGACTACCGGCTTCTCTACTACCCTGTATTCCCCACCACAGAGCGGCAGCGAAGGCTGGTACATTAATTCAGGCGCAGTAGACAGGACGTTTTTCACCCCAATGCGCCTCGAACAAAGCCACTGA